attaaaaataaagtgtaaataaataaaaatttattaaaaatttaaatgtattaaattaaatcgaactgaatcatatcaatttgatttataattaaaatcaattcaattcaatttttataaatactaaaatttttatttttaatttatttaatttaatttaattttaaattgaatccaCCCGATTACCATCTTAATTCtctcgattttttttttcccggAAGTCCCTTGACTTGTCTTAAAAAATCCTTGCCTAAGATTGAAGTGTATGACAAATCAACCAGATGACACACCCCGAACAAATCCAACCACCAATTTCCAATCTAACGGTCATCTTGCCTTTTGATCACACCATACACACCGTAACACATATCTGCaattatatgatatatatattttgccaTGATATATATGTAATATAGGCAAcctaaaaacaaaaacaaaattgAGATCGCTGCAAATTACTGAATCTCTAAAATACCCTCTAAGACTACAGAAATGGCGTCCATGTCCCGTCTCTTCTTTGGTCTACCTCAAATTAACACGCACAACAGAGACACAGATACTACTCATCGAGGCACAGATCTAAGAGAGAACTGAAAAAGCCCCTTTGTTCTCTCTCTCGTTCTCTCTTCTTATCCTCCCTCCTCTCCGATCTGCCTCTGATTCTTTATATTTCTGAAATTTCTATCTAATAGCTTTTGGTGATTGATTGTAGATGAGATTCGGTTCCTCTTTTTCATCTGATCAGATCTAAGGTAAAATTTTCGTCGTTTTTGTTTGAATCTTATTTTTGTATCAAAATAGTTGGCCCTGTTGGATCTATTTTCCGTTTCAGTTCCACCGTTTGGTTGCACGGAAAACACCTGAAATTTTCGAATTTCGGAAATGGAAAGTTAAATTTCTGGTTTACAATTATTCTCTGAGACTGATTGAATTGCTTATTTGGAAAGGTGTTTTCTAGTTGATTAGAGAAGATGTTGACGAAGTTTGAGACGAAGAGTAATAGAGTGAAGGGACTGAGTTTCCATAGTAAGAGACCGTGGATCCTTGCGAGTCTTCATAGTGGCGTGATCCAGCTATGGGACTACAGAATGGGGACATTAATTGATAGGTTCGACGAGCACGACGGGCCTGTTCGCGGAGTCCATTTCCACAAATCTCAGCCTCTATTCGTGTCTGGAGGTGCGGGAATTGTTGTCTTCTCCATTTATTTCTTTATGCGTATTTTGAGTTTAGTTGCCTTGCCAGAATGATTGGAAATGTATCGTTTATGCTGTGATGTTTTTAGTTGAATTCCTAGTTTCTGATTGGAGAATATTAGGCTATGTTGTGTCAGTTGTGCTGGAGTTTACACTAGATCTAGGCGATTTTTGCTCAGGTTGATTGGACTCCGCCTTTTCTTTTAGGGTATCATCATTTGGTAATATCAATGCAGCAATATAATGTTGCCACTTAGCTTCAAGAACCTGATTGCTTTACTTAACTTCAAAGAGGACATTCATCTCTTTTTCCCCTTCTGTTGGTTCCATACTTCAATTTTAGCATTTAGCATCTTAACTCAATATGCGAAGTTTATTAGATGTAGTTTTAGGTCTGCTGTTGTACCCTATTTTAATTCTGGATGTAACAGTCAGTATTTTGCATACAATATATGTTAGTAAACATGTATGCATGCCTTTTGTCAAGGTATATTTTGTTTATTGGAGAAGCTGTATAGCCCCATATACTGGACATTGCTTGTTAATATAATCACATTCAAAACTTCCCATCAAAAATCTGTTGTGGAAAGGTATATTCTTAGCTGCTAGTTAGAAGGAATAATGGATGGATTCATTTTCAGGTCTGTGGTTGATAGGAAAGAGAATTTGGTCACTAGTGTTGGTTGGATCTGAATTATGAACTAAACACTGACCCAGTCTTTTGCTGTTTAATTCGGCTATTACTCTGTGCTTGAAAGTTTGAACCTATAATTTTTGAAACAGCCAGTAGATTGATGAGAAAATGTCAGTTTGGAATGTTGTTGAAATGGATTACTTGATTGCCTTGAATTTGTCATATGGGGTATCTATTTCTGAGTAATTGATTTTTCTGCAGGCGATGATTACAAGATTAAAGTTTGGAACTACAAGATGCATAGGTGTCTGTTTACACTTCTTGGACATCTTGATTACATCCGTACTGTTCAGTTTCATCATGAGTACCCATGGATTGTGAGTGCCAGTGACGATCAGACAATCCGTATTTGGAACTGGCAATCACGTACCTGCATTTCTGTGTTGACGGGCCACAATCATTATGTTATGTGTGCCTCATTCCATCCCAAGGAAGATCTTGTAGTTTCAGCCTCTCTAGATCAGACTGTCCGTGTTTGGGATATTGGTGCTCTGAGAAAGAAAACTGTGTCCCCTGCTGATGACATTCTGCGGTTGAGTCAGATGAACACAGACCTTTTTGGTGGGGTCGATGCTGTTGTTAAGTATGTCTTGGAAGGTCATGATCGAGGAGTGAACTGGGCTGCATTTCACCCCACTCTTCCCTTGATTGTCTCAGGAGCAGATGATCGCCAGGTGAAATTATGGCGCATGAATGGTAAGTTCTTAACCATAATTCCATCAATTTATGCTATTTTGTTATGCATTTTTAGAATCCTGGTAAACAGTTGTTTTATTTGAATTGGGCTTCCTAAGTTCTAGTTGTGCCCATTTTAGGGAGCGAAAATGAGAACCTCTCAGATGTTCCTTTACTCTtcatttccttttaattttactaCTTGGGATAAATGAGAACCTCTCAGATGTTCCTTTACTCTtcatttccttttaattttactaCTTGGGATAAACTCACAACTGAAATAGCTTCTTTGCTGTTTTATGTTCAGACACAAAGGCTTGGGAAGTGGACACATTGAGAGGGCACATGAATAATGTGTCATGTGTTATGTTCCATGCCAAACAGGATATCATTGTTTCAAATTCAGAGGATAAAAGCATCCGTGTTTGGGATGTAACTAAACGAACAGGAGTTCAGACTTTCCGTCGAGAGCATGATCGTTTCTGGATCCTTGCTTCTCACCCTGAGATGAATCTCCTTGCTGCAGGTCATGACAGTGGCATGATTGTTTTTAAATTAGAGAGAGAACGACCTGCCTTTGCAGTCAGTGGTGATTCTTTGTTCTATGCCAAAGATCGCTTTTTGCGGTACTTTGAATTTTCAACTCAAAGGGACACTCAAGTTATTCCCATCCGGCGACCTGGTACCACCAGCCTGAATCAAAGTCCAAGGACGCTCTCTTACAGCCCTACAGAGAATGCTGTTCTTATTTGCTCAGATGTGGATGGTGGATCTTATGAGTTGTATGTCATACCGAAGGACAGCATTGGTAGGGGTGATAATGTGCAGGAGGCAAAGAGGGGTGCTGGAGGATCAGCCATTTTTGTGGCTCGGAATAGATTTGCTGTGCTTGATAAAAGTAGCAACCAAGTTGTAGTAAAAAACCTGAAGAATGAAGTTGTCAAAAAGAGTGGTCTCCCCATTGCTGCAGATGCAATATTCTATGCTGGGACGGGCAACTTGCTTTGCAGAGCAGAGGATAGAGTAGTCATATTTGATCTTCAGCAAAGGCTTGTTCTTGGGGATCTTCAAACACCTTTTGTCAAATACATTGTTTGGTCTAGTGACATGGAGAGTGTTGCCTTGCTCAGCAAACATGCCATCATCATTGCTAGCAAGAAGCTTGTGCACCAGTGCACTCTTCATGAGACAATTCGGGTGAAGAGTGGAGCCTGGGATGATAATGGTGTTTTTATTTATACAACCTTAAATCACATAAAATACTGCCTCCCTAATGGAGATAGTGGCATAATCAGAACTCTTGATGTCCCGATATACATTACCAAGGTTTCTGGAAATACCATATTTTGTTTGGATCGGGATGGGAAGAGTAGAACTATTGTCATTGATGCAACAGAATACATCTTTAAACTTTCCCTTTTGAGGAAGAGATATGACCATGTTATGAGCATGATTAGGAACTCTCAGCTTTGTGGGCAGGCAATGATTGCTTATTTGCAACAGAAGGGTTTTCCTGAAGTTGCTTTGCATTTTGTGAAGGATGAGAGGACACGATTTAATTTGGCCCTTGAGAGTGGAAATATTCAGATTGCTGTTGCTTCAGCAAAGGAAATTGATGAGAAAGATCACTGGTATAGATTGGGAGTGGAAGCGCTTCGCCAAGGTAATGCTGGTATTGTTGAGTATGCCTACCAGAGGACTAAAAACTTTGAGAGGTTATCTTTCCTTTATCTCATAACTGGGAATCTGGAAAAGCTTTCCAAGATGCTGAAAATTGCTGAGGTTAAGAATGATGTCATGGGTCAGTTTCACAATGCCCTGTATTTGGGTGATGTCCAAGAGCGTGTCAAGATCTTAGAGAGTGCTGGTCATTTGCCGCTTGCTTATATAACTGCTAAAGTCCATGGGTTGGAGGATCTTGCTGAACGTCTGGCTTCTGAGTTAGGAGATAATGTTCCATC
This sequence is a window from Manihot esculenta cultivar AM560-2 chromosome 4, M.esculenta_v8, whole genome shotgun sequence. Protein-coding genes within it:
- the LOC110613889 gene encoding coatomer subunit alpha-1 produces the protein MLTKFETKSNRVKGLSFHSKRPWILASLHSGVIQLWDYRMGTLIDRFDEHDGPVRGVHFHKSQPLFVSGGDDYKIKVWNYKMHRCLFTLLGHLDYIRTVQFHHEYPWIVSASDDQTIRIWNWQSRTCISVLTGHNHYVMCASFHPKEDLVVSASLDQTVRVWDIGALRKKTVSPADDILRLSQMNTDLFGGVDAVVKYVLEGHDRGVNWAAFHPTLPLIVSGADDRQVKLWRMNDTKAWEVDTLRGHMNNVSCVMFHAKQDIIVSNSEDKSIRVWDVTKRTGVQTFRREHDRFWILASHPEMNLLAAGHDSGMIVFKLERERPAFAVSGDSLFYAKDRFLRYFEFSTQRDTQVIPIRRPGTTSLNQSPRTLSYSPTENAVLICSDVDGGSYELYVIPKDSIGRGDNVQEAKRGAGGSAIFVARNRFAVLDKSSNQVVVKNLKNEVVKKSGLPIAADAIFYAGTGNLLCRAEDRVVIFDLQQRLVLGDLQTPFVKYIVWSSDMESVALLSKHAIIIASKKLVHQCTLHETIRVKSGAWDDNGVFIYTTLNHIKYCLPNGDSGIIRTLDVPIYITKVSGNTIFCLDRDGKSRTIVIDATEYIFKLSLLRKRYDHVMSMIRNSQLCGQAMIAYLQQKGFPEVALHFVKDERTRFNLALESGNIQIAVASAKEIDEKDHWYRLGVEALRQGNAGIVEYAYQRTKNFERLSFLYLITGNLEKLSKMLKIAEVKNDVMGQFHNALYLGDVQERVKILESAGHLPLAYITAKVHGLEDLAERLASELGDNVPSVPGGKVPSLLMPPPPVMCGSDWPLLRVMKGIFEGGLDNMGRGVAEEDEEVGEGDWVNELEMVDEDGSQNGDVTAILEDGEVAEENDEGGWDLEDLELPPEADTPRASAIARSSVFVAPSPGMPVSQIWVQRSSLAAEHAAAGNFDTAMRLLNRQLGIRNFNPLRSMFLDLHSGSHSYLRAFSSTPVISLAVERGWNESASPNVRGPPALVFNFSQLEEKLKAGYRATTTGKFTEALRLFLSILHTIPLIVVESRREVDEVKELIVIVKEYVLGLQMELKRREMKDNPVRQQELAAYFTHCNLQMPHLRLALQNAMTVCFKARNLATAANFARRLLETNPTIENQAKAARQVLQAAERNMTDASELNYDFRNPFVTCGATYVPIYRGQKDVSCPYCSSRFVPSQEGKLCTVCDLAVVGADASGLLCSPSQVR